The bacterium genome window below encodes:
- a CDS encoding DUF2207 domain-containing protein, with protein sequence MGTLTRRRYAVHVLILLLGLGALLRSEEQERILNYQSTIQIYGDGSMQVTETIRVFSTGDRIRHGIFRSLPTRYRDSHGHRFTVPLTVKAAFRDGEQEKHYCRSEGNGVHIYLGDENSLIDPGVHTYSLTYETQRQIGFFPSHDELYWNVTGNAWAFAIDAVSATVYLPAEAAAFTIGWDGFTGIQDSREKDVAFFRQEDGGYHFTATRPLGPQEGLTIVLTWPKGLIRPPDRKEVWNAFFQDNLGFVIGLVGLLLVLAYYTFHWSRVGRDPAKGVIVPQFRPPNGMRPDAIRYLMRMKFDDKTFASFIVHMAVRGHLLIRKDKEVYSLVRKQAAETPSQDEKKVLDALFGSTGRCDLKQHNHETIRAAMVRLKKQLAAAYNDTYFRTNRAYFWPGVLLSAVVLMATIVAFRSSEAAWMAVWVLVWSIGVIALVYVVFYVWRTAGLGSSVRYASITTAVFVTLFALPFLAGELFGLFTFSRATSPWTVLVFCATVFLNYFFYHLLKAPSVAGRSVMDQVEGFKMYLTATEQSRW encoded by the coding sequence ATGGGCACGTTGACCAGGCGGCGTTATGCTGTCCATGTTCTCATCCTGCTGCTGGGACTCGGCGCTTTGCTGCGCTCAGAGGAACAGGAACGAATCCTCAACTATCAGAGCACTATTCAGATTTACGGCGACGGCAGCATGCAGGTGACGGAAACCATCCGGGTGTTCTCCACCGGCGATCGTATCCGCCATGGCATCTTCCGTTCTTTGCCGACGCGCTATCGCGACAGTCACGGACATCGCTTTACCGTGCCGCTAACCGTGAAGGCCGCTTTCCGCGATGGGGAGCAAGAAAAACACTACTGTCGTTCGGAGGGCAACGGCGTTCATATCTATCTGGGGGACGAAAACAGCCTGATCGATCCAGGTGTTCATACCTACTCGCTCACCTATGAGACTCAGCGGCAGATTGGTTTTTTTCCCAGCCACGATGAACTCTATTGGAATGTGACGGGCAACGCCTGGGCGTTTGCGATCGATGCTGTTTCCGCTACAGTCTATCTGCCGGCGGAGGCTGCCGCTTTCACCATCGGTTGGGATGGTTTCACCGGCATCCAGGACAGTAGGGAAAAGGATGTTGCTTTTTTCCGCCAGGAGGATGGCGGTTACCATTTTACCGCCACACGGCCTCTGGGCCCCCAAGAAGGGCTCACCATCGTCCTGACCTGGCCGAAAGGACTGATTCGACCGCCTGACCGCAAGGAGGTGTGGAACGCCTTTTTTCAGGACAACCTGGGATTTGTCATTGGGCTCGTGGGGCTGCTTTTGGTTCTGGCCTATTACACTTTTCACTGGAGCCGAGTCGGCCGGGATCCTGCCAAAGGGGTGATTGTTCCGCAGTTCCGTCCGCCGAATGGGATGCGGCCTGATGCGATTCGCTACCTCATGCGCATGAAGTTTGACGATAAAACTTTCGCCTCTTTTATCGTCCATATGGCCGTTCGCGGTCATCTGTTGATCCGCAAGGACAAAGAGGTATATTCTCTGGTGCGCAAACAGGCGGCGGAAACTCCTTCCCAGGACGAAAAAAAGGTGCTGGATGCTTTGTTCGGTTCAACCGGTCGATGCGATCTGAAGCAGCATAACCACGAGACCATTCGTGCCGCCATGGTCCGGTTGAAAAAGCAGCTTGCCGCTGCTTACAACGACACCTATTTCAGGACCAACCGCGCCTATTTTTGGCCTGGTGTGCTGCTCTCGGCAGTGGTGCTCATGGCCACTATAGTTGCTTTCCGTTCTTCAGAGGCCGCCTGGATGGCCGTCTGGGTGCTGGTCTGGAGCATTGGCGTTATCGCTCTGGTCTATGTGGTGTTTTACGTGTGGCGAACGGCTGGACTGGGCTCGAGTGTGCGCTATGCCTCCATCACGACCGCGGTCTTTGTCACGCTCTTTGCGCTTCCATTCCTCGCTGGAGAACTGTTCGGCCTGTTTACTTTCAGCCGGGCCACCAGCCCGTGGACGGTTTTGGTGTTTTGTGCGACGGTGTTTCTGAATTATTTTTTCTATCACCTGCTCAAAGCGCCGTCCGTGGCCGGCCGAAGCGTGATGGATCAAGTAGAGGGATTTAAAATGTATCTCACGGCGACGGAACAGTCCCGCTGG